In the genome of Ignisphaera cupida, one region contains:
- a CDS encoding DUF211 domain-containing protein, which yields MGLTRIVMNAFKSMGKQNIIDIANQLLKLDEVRNVNIKVNDINAEVVSVTIIIEGVNLDFEKIRSVLEDMGIAIHNVSEIIASKE from the coding sequence ATGGGTTTAACAAGAATTGTTATGAACGCCTTTAAGTCTATGGGAAAACAAAATATCATTGATATTGCTAATCAATTATTAAAGTTAGATGAGGTTAGGAATGTTAATATAAAGGTTAATGACATAAATGCTGAAGTTGTTTCTGTTACAATTATTATTGAAGGGGTGAACCTGGATTTTGAAAAAATAAGAAGTGTTTTAGAAGATATGGGTATTGCCATACATAATGTTAGTGAAATTATAGCATCTAAGGAATGA